GAAGAAGCGAGCATCCTCCACATTGAAACCATTGTGCACCATTCCCTGGGGCCTGATTATTTTGCAACGGTATATATTCCAACAAATTATAAAGTGTTGAATCTAACTCCCTATATGGGAACCGAGGTGCCCCAGGGGTATCAGGCGTTTCAAATGAAAATGAAGCGCCGTTACCGGGATGTTCTGGCCGCAACCGATTTTATAATTGCCCCCCAGGACTCTGTAAAGGAAAGCCCTCCCTCCCCTATCTTGGTACACTTTGAAAACCTGGAGCAGTTTCTTCATAAAGACACCACCTATCTCCTCTCTATTAAAAACAAGCGGGTCCAGCTGGAAGGTCCTGAATTGGTCGAATCCAAATATCCGCAAAAATTTGGTATGTAGCCGCTGATTTTGAGATACGATAAGAAGCATGAACCCTCGCACCAAAGAATTTAAAGATTACTACACGATCCTGAGCGTTCCGGAAAAGGCGACCGATGCGGAAATCAAAAAGTCTTACCGGAAGCTCGCCCTGGAAAATCATCCCGATCATCATCCCGACGACCCTAAAAGCGAAGACAGGTTCAAGGAAATTACCGAAGCTTACGGAGTTTTGATCGATCCCGTTAAAAGGCGGGAATACAATCTCTTTCGAGCAGCCACCCTTTCCGGAAGCGGTCCTGGCCCGAATCCATTCAGCTATTCACAGCAGGACATTTTTGAAAACATGTTCCGGCAGGGGTTTTCCAGGGATATTTTCGAAGAATTGAATCGGGAGTTTGCCAAATCGGGAGTTCGCTCGGGCAACCCTTTTTTTCAGTCCATGCTTTTTGGCGGCGCTCTCGGCGGCCTGACCCGCATCCTGGGAATGATCCCCGGCCCACTGGGGAAAATCGGCCACGGTATCCGAATCGCGCAAATGGTCGGTTCCTCGCTCATGGCCTACAATCAGATGCGACAGGCGCAAAAAAAAACCTCGCCGACGGGAAAAGGCGAGCCATCTCACGACATTCTGGACTCGGTGAAGGGAATCCTGAAAAAGGGCGTTAGCACCCTTGCCGCCCCTGGCAAAGACTCGATGAACATCAACCTGTCCATCACCCTCCCGGCTGTAGAAGCACTGAACGGCACGCGAAAAAAAATCTCTTATAAAGCGGGCAAGGAAACCGAACAACTGGTCGTTCGCATCCCCTCCAATTTCCCCCCGGATGGAAAGTTGCGTATCCCCGCAAAGGGCAACATCAAAAACGGTGAACGCGGGGACTTGATCCTCACCGTCAAGATTCAATCCTGAAATTTCCCTCACCTAAGCCCTTGGCGACCCTAAAAAGTTTTTCTCAAATCGTTTCTATTTCCCTTCCAGACAGCGTATAATTGACTGTAATTCCATTAGTTATTTAAATATCCGGTCAGCGAACAGATGCCTTATAAATACCTCAAAAAATACCGATGGTGTTTTATTTTCCTAAGTCTATTTGCGTTCACAGCCTGCACCAAAACCAACGCTGAGGATAAATCCGGAAAACCCGACAAACCGGTGCCTGTGGTCGTGACCCAGGTAAAAAAGCAGGCCGCCAACATCAAGATTGAACTGCCCGGAACCATCCTCGCCTGGGCAACCACCCGCATGGCTGCGGAA
The genomic region above belongs to Nitrospinota bacterium and contains:
- a CDS encoding DnaJ domain-containing protein; protein product: MNPRTKEFKDYYTILSVPEKATDAEIKKSYRKLALENHPDHHPDDPKSEDRFKEITEAYGVLIDPVKRREYNLFRAATLSGSGPGPNPFSYSQQDIFENMFRQGFSRDIFEELNREFAKSGVRSGNPFFQSMLFGGALGGLTRILGMIPGPLGKIGHGIRIAQMVGSSLMAYNQMRQAQKKTSPTGKGEPSHDILDSVKGILKKGVSTLAAPGKDSMNINLSITLPAVEALNGTRKKISYKAGKETEQLVVRIPSNFPPDGKLRIPAKGNIKNGERGDLILTVKIQS